Genomic segment of Mercenaria mercenaria strain notata unplaced genomic scaffold, MADL_Memer_1 contig_3285, whole genome shotgun sequence:
gcaacttggtcggaatgtttgccTTTATGATTTGTTTATTTGCTTTGGGGTTagtttttcaacaacatttcagtcatgtaacgacgggcagttaacctaaccagtgttcctggattctgtaccagtacaaacctgttctccgcaagtaacttccaacttcccaacatgaatcagaggtgaaggactaatgatttcagtcacaatgtcgtttatcaaatagtcacggagaacattcgccccgcccgaggatctaactcacgaccccgcgatccgtagaccaacgctcttatctactgagctaagcgggcgggtttgcctttatgatatctatgtcaagtacgaaactgggttatgtggagtgaaaaactaggtcataggccagatcaactctttttcagtcgtataaacgacggtgtctacttgtagtagtgagcacaatgcccaactttatagtactgcctcactggaatatcacgccgtagacacgtggcatgataccccaccgagtcacctgtttggcgccatataatccaaataaataaaataaaaatgaataacacattatactgacaccgcgCTGACCAGACCTAGCACTATtctctaaatgctgagcgccaagcgaggaagctactagtacaatTTTTGActtctttggtatgatgcggccggggatcgGACCCACGACCTCCcccactcgaagcggacgctctaccactaggctaccgaggctgtTGAGATCGACTCTTGTGAGCAAAATAGGTAGGGCCATTATGGCCATCTTGTTGTTTCATTACTTCCAAATTGTACAAAAGCTAGTCATTCGTAGATTCAACTTTATACTTTAATGTAACATCTTTGATTACTTTTAAACAGGAGTGAATTACTTTTAGATATATCTACATATTGAAAGCCGTATCAATATTATATCACGTGTTAAATAGTTTTTCATGACTTTACAAAAACAGTTGCAAAGTAAATGCAAATATAATTTACGACTTACTGACGAAATGAACACAAAACCAGTCAATTGTTGCGAAGTATTTCATAACAACTATCTCAATCATACACCGTTTCAGCTGGTATCTATTACATTTCCTATGCACAAAAGGTATTGTAAAAGAAAATACTGGTCTctattatatatttgttatgaacCATATTGATTGATCTGAATATAAATCAATATCCAGTTCACAATATCGGCAATAAAAGAACacataacaattattttaagtcgaGTTAGACAGGATTTTACCCGACACTTTTAATACAGGGAGAATAGACTAAAATGGAGGAGAATAAAACGGTATGTAAAGTTTATATTAAACgtgctgaaaaaaatgttaaactgtCCGATGCTTTCATATAGAGCCGTTCGTGATAGTcataatgttttacttaattaattcaaaaacaaaattatattgtaactttttaattttttgttggatttaacgtcgcactgacacatgataggtcatatggcgactttaatggtggaggaagaccccaggtgcccctccgcgcattatttcatcacgagctggcacctgggtagaaccaccgaccttccgtaagccagctggatggattcctcacatgaagaattcaacgccccgagtgaggctcgaacccatatcgatgaggggcaagtgatttgaagtcagcgacattaaccgctcggccacggaggcccctaactGTTTAATCTACTGATGCATGTAGGGGTAACATTTCGTATGTTCGTACTGTCTATaaacttatattgggaaaaaaaagatcttcttgtctgaaagttcaaggcctatgcatgtgatatttggtatgtaacattgcctggtggatctctaacaattttgttcaaattatgcccctggggtgaagaggCCCCGCCCTATTGGTCACTtcttataattatgagttatataggaggaaaaaatacttcaaaaatcatcaagtcatatttcctagactgtttgattataattacctgataacccaagcgattagggatcccTTGCCTGTGGCCTTGACCGACTGACCTgttccttgtttttttaagatacagccttagaatttggatgacatgaacagttttgcacactaatctaatcttaaaactgtcttccagtgaccatgaatgtgacctactgacctactttctaatattttagcctCAGTTTGCTATtagaaacatgtggctcatattactaaggtgagtgattcagggtcatcttggccctcttgtttcttataAAAATAGCCATTTAAATGCCATAGGGTCAAGAGACTAACTGATCTATTCTCAGTAAACTTGGTTTGTACTTGTATTAAAAcaaaggttgggattgtatatcGGTtacccaggtcaaggtcacagttgctGATATAGAAAAACCGGTTTCCGCAAGAGATGATAACCGGATTTTTTGGCATTTTCGCGTTATCTGCacgaaatatttaaaaacaataaatgtctGCTAGATAGTAGTAAAACATAATGTCTTGACAAAATGTGTTTACTACGGTAAATGTACTTCATAAAAACTGTGaagggcattttcattaaaacagcAGAAAATTTAAACGAACCTTTTTTTGTTTATTGAACTAGATTGTTTAGAGATACGTTTTAATTCTAGTCAAAATACTAGTAAACCGAGACAGCTCTAAAACCTGCACAGCAGTATATTGATACAGTGAAACTGTTGACCAGATGTTTAGACCAAGGTTACAGTGAACTTTACTAAAGGGTCCCgtgtggttctgggatgatctgtgtatgaaaagaattggaaccactgccttacccttgcatgatcgtaagaggcgactcataaggtcttaacacttggttttgctgtaaccctgtgattccagcaggtatacaaattttgattccatacctcatgttttttatttcgatgtaaatgagatgtgaaaccaaactttgtagtcctgtttggcgccatataacctataacaTATaagtgttggtgcgccgtaaaacccaaataaacaaataaactttacTAAAGGATAAATCTATATTCTCAGGGTTTTGAAAATGTACCAACTGCGATACGGGCAGTCAAGCAAACATCATATGAATGCAAACAAATCAACAAACGAGTCCTTGGTGGACGTATGCTAAGTTTATGTGGAAACGAAGGCACAGAGGACGACAGTAACAATGCTGGGCTCCGGCGATTGTTTCAGCTGGCAATATCCGTCACAGAAAATGAGTCAGAGAAAACATTAGAAAATGCAGAATTCAAGTTTTATGACGACGAATGTAATATACGTATTGTGTATTCAGGATCGGCAGAAAACagatttttgtttactttcaatGAAAAGCTAGAACCAGACTTTACGGTAAAGCGAAAGTCAGTATTATGTGGTCTTGATGAGAAGATAAAACGTACATGGAGAAAATGGAACCCACTCAActttgattttgatgaaattaatcTTGTTTGAAATTcatgtatttactttaaagtCATATAATAGTTCTTCATTTTCAATCTATTCATTGTTTGGTCCATCAGAACATTCTTGCAGAAGATATGACAACTTCTTATACCACAGGAAAGCTTAGAATTGTTCCAAAGATACTAGTAGTGACACCTCTGTGTGTTTTCCGACATATTATAGGATGGTACTTGtcacatatatatacatttttactccTGAAAATCTGCACAAGCAGTGAAACCGGTTGAgttcttttatatttatcattGGACAGAATCTGAATAAACCGCATATGTAATATTAGTGGATCTCCCTCACTTTCTATTTTATTCCTGTATGTTTTCATCCAAAAAAGTGTagagtaaaaatatatataacagttgGTCCCCTTTATATTTTGTACTCCTTTAAGAGGACTTAAGGAGACCcgttctttaaaatatatatataaatgttagaaACCTTCGTATGTTTTATTGATCGGCTGTATCCAGTTTTAAGcctgtttcaacagtatttcaattatctTCGGCAGGCAGTTTACTTATCTGTGAAGTCAACGTCTTGAAATACTCGACCACGTCACCAGTGGTGTAAGGGAGGATATCAGATTATGCCATTTAGTCCATCTTGTTGTATTGTGGAAACTGAGTTTAAGCATAATGACATGTTGAAAGTTGCTTATTGTAACTGGATTGCTTTGCTTTAAGCACGCCAGGTTCCCTCCCGATCGGCCGAGTTCTTTCCCTTTACAAGTTTTTCCCTCACAGTTGGGAAACATATTACAATTTGGCTTGTCACCAAGTCAGATCTTAGGTGGCCATTATACCCTATTAATGACAACTAATTCAGTCATAGTTAATTCCGTTTGTTAGAAATTTCGGTTCTAAAAGTGAGAAAttgcaactgttttttttttttggttgtttattTCGAGTAATAACATAAACAAGATATTGtctaatatttattttcaactacatgtataactgGAAACATGGACATGTAATACACTTTGATTTTATTGTATATGCACTTTAAAAACAGCAAATGCACTCTAGTAGTAAGCACACTGTGTGTGAATGTAGAGTAAATTGATCAAGAGATGAAGTAATgctaaaatacaaatgtatcacTTCATTCAGGTTTTTCACAACAAGtaacacaacaagagctgtcacaggagacagcggaCTCGACTATTTCGTGCTGGATAGtggaactgggcacatctgaggaagctggagctgtcactggagtgtttaatgactccaattgtggatgaagatattacacaATAGCTCGAGtttatgtcaaaaatacagtACTGTATGAAgtgataagagagataaagatataatgtatcaaaacactaaataagtataattctaagcgaaaaggtggcataattcatataatattgttgcaagagttatgcaccttgtgttaaatgATGTGGagcaactacttcaagtttgaatcaaatccatttagtaataagagagatatagtgaacatgcatcaaaattaaccttaaattctaagtaaaagggggcataattcatgaaatagtgGTGCCAGGGTTATGCAccttgtcatatgatgtgggtgataaggtggaacaatattttaagtttatgtcaaatccatttaataataactgagatagaaggaaagtgcatcaaaactttaacctgaaattctcaataaaaagtggggataattcatgaaattttggtgcACGAGTTATGGTTCTTATGTCATATGATGCGAGTGATGTTGAgcaactattttaattttgaatcaaatccatttagtaataaccgagatagagtgaaagtgcatcaaaactttaacctgaaattctaagtaaaagtgggggataattcatgaaaaattggtgctagagttatgaaccttgtgtcatatgacgtgggtgatgatgcggaacacctgttttaaatttgaatcaaatctataaaGAAGTAACCGAGgtagagtggaagtgcaccaaaactttaacctgaaattctaagtaaaaagggggaataaaatgaaatattagtgtgagagttatggcccttatgcaaGATGCTGTGGGTAATGAtgatgaataactattttaaatccaaagcaaatccatcaattacagagataaggaggaaagaaagaaagtgtaaaaaactttaaccaaggcggGGACacagaaagacgccgacgccagggagagtaggatagctctccatatacttcgtaaaGTCGAATTTGACTAAGATGCGTCTGACGGCGCCATATTTACTGGGTTATCAACCTAAGTTTGATATAAGGGACTAGAAAAACCGTTCCAAGGGTGCCAAAAATGCCAGTTTTGGCAAAGAAAAATGGCCGTTGAGCTCAAAATCAGACTTGTAGACGGTCAGTTGGGGTACCATATGAAAGTTGAAACCAAGACTCATCTGATGGAATCATATTTTCTGGGTCATCGTCCCTTATTTGGGGCTTTAATTATATCGTAAACCTTTTAAGATATGGTTAAATTGGGAATATGTTATGATTTCGGACCTTCCAGATGACTTCCTGTTAAATGCTGTGACCGCTGGAGCCACCCCAGAGGCTTGAAATGAGTCTAAATCGATAGCCATGACCCACAGCTACAAATTTATGTATCATATCGGTATAGGTGTGGTATTTTGGGCTCAAAGCAGGTTGAAATCCTcttaaaatatggtcaaaatttgatATGTTCTTAACCCGAACCCTACTCATTGACCTTCGGCGACATGCTGTGACCTATGGAGTCATCTCAGAAACTTGAATTTAGTCTGAATCTATAGCCAGAACCCACAGCTACAAATTTATATATCATATCGGTATAGGTGCGGGCTTTGTGGCTCATAGCAGGTTGAAATCCTcttaaaatatggtcaaaatttgatATGTTCTAATTCCTAACCCTACTAAATAGCATTCTGTTAAATGCTGTGACCTATGGAGTCAGCTCAGAGACTTTCATTTTGTCTGGATCGATAGCCAGGACCCACAGCTACACATTTATGTATCATATCAGTATAGGTGTAGTATTTTGGGCTCAGAGCAGGTTGAAGTCCTCCTAcaatattgtcaaaatgttatattttcttaatCCGAACCCTGCTCATTGACCTTCGGCGACTTGCTGTGACCTATGGAGTCATCTCAGAGACTTGAATTTAGTCTAAATCTATAGCCAGGACCCACAGCTACATATTTAAGTATCATATCGGTATAGTTGTGGTATTTGGGGCTCAGAGCAGGTTGTATTCCTTTTAAAATATGGTGTAAATTTGATATGCTGTAAATCCGAACCCTATTCACTGGCCTTCGGCGAGATGCTGTGACCTATGGAGTCACCTCAGAAACTTGAATTTAGTCTGAATCGATAGCCATGTCCCACAGCTACACATTTATTTATCATATCGGTATAGGTGTGGTATTTTGTGCTCAGAGCAGGTTGAAGTCCTCTTAAAATATGGCCGAAATCTGATATGTTCTTAATCCGAACCCTACTCATTGACCTTCGGCGACATACTGTGACCTATGGAGTCAtctcagaaatttaaatttagtcTGGATCTATCACCAGGACCCACAGCTACACATTTATGTATCATATCGGTATAGGTGGGGGCTTTGTGGCTCATAGCAGGTTGAAATCCTCTTaaaatgtggtcaaaatttgatatGTTCTAATTCCTAACCCTACTCAATAGCCTTCTGTTAAATGCCGTGACCTATGGAGTCACCTCAGAGACTTGAATTTAGTCTGGATCGATAGCCAGGACCCACAGCTACACATTTATGTATCATATCGGTATAGGTGTAGTATTTTGGATTCAGAGCAGGTTAAAATCCTCCTACAATAttgtcaaaatttgatattttctcaaTCCGAACCCTACTCATTGAACTTCGGCGACATGTTTCGACCTATGGCGCCATTTCAGAAACTTGAATATAGTCTGAATCAATAGCCAGGACCCACAACTACACATTTATGTATCATATCGGTATAGGTGTGGTATTTCTGGGCTCAGAGCAGGTTGAAATCCTgttaaaatatggtcaaaatgtgATATCTTCTAAATCCGAACCCTGCTCATTGACCTTCGGCGACATACTGCGACCTATGGAGTCACCTCAGAAACTTGAATATAGTCTGAATCGATAGCCAGGACCCACAACtatacatttatatatcataTCGGTATAGGTGTGGTATTTTTGGGCTCAGAGTATGTTGAAATCCTGttaaaatatggctaaaattTTATATGTTCTAACTCTGAACCCTACTCATTGACTTTCGGCGACATACTGCGACGTAAGTCACCTAAGAAACGTGAATATAGTCTGAATCGATAGCCAGGATCCACAGCTACACATTTATGTATCATATCGGTATAGGTGTGGTATTTTGGGCTCAAATGAGGTTGAAATCATCTTAAAATATGGCCAAAATTTTATATGTTCTAACTCTGAACCCTACTAATTGAATTTCGGCGACATGCCTCGACCTATGGAGTCATCCCAGAAACTTGAATATAGTCTGAATCGATAGCCAGGACCCATAGCTACATATTTATGTATCAAATCGGTATAGGTGTGATATTTTTGGGCTCAGAGCAGGTAGAAATCCTCTTGAAATATGGTCAATATTTGATAACTTCTAAATCCGAACCCTACTCATTGACCTTCGGCGACATGCTTTGACCTATGGAGTCACCTCAGGGTGGTTGTCTTTGAAAAGCATAAAGTACGGTGTTGGTTTCGACTCAAGTAGGGTACAGGGACGGGTCTGAACCTTGGGGAATTTTAACTTTTCAtccaatttttcacaaaatcattttttaattcaaaatatttcatactttgtttctaggGGTACTTTTGTATGCTGAACACGAATCTGAAATCAGTTTATTGATATCTTGTCTCCTTTTATCATAACTATGGTTGGGTGGGCTGTCTTTAGGCTTCAATTGATCATTCTGATACCCCTGGCACCAATGGAGAGCACTGTGACTCTAATTTGGTACTGTTGGAAAGGTTTGACTAAGATGCGTCTGACGGCGCCATATTTACTGGGTTATCAACCTTAGTTTGATGAAAGGGACTAGAAAAACCGTTCCAAGGGTGCCAAAAATGCAAGTTTTGGCAAAGAAAAATGGCCGTTGAGCTCAAAAGCAGACTTGTAGACGGTCAGTTGGGGTACCATATGAAAGTTGAAACCAAGACTCATCTGATGGAATCATATTTTCTGGGTCATCGTCCCTTATTTGGCCGAGGGGACCTGTAAAACGCCTCAATATAGGCGTGAAAAACACTTTTTGCGCACTAAAACGACCACTGGGTTGGACTGGGACTCGGACGCAACCAGTCTTGGTACTGTTGGAAAGATCTTACACAGATACGTCTGTCTGATGGCACAACATGTTTTAGGTCATTGGAATTACCTACAACGTAGAGGACCGATGAACAATCGGTCCACGATAGTCGAAAATGGCTGATTTAGAGGCACTTTAAACGACTGTCGGGTTCGAACCGTGACCTAGAAATGGCTACTCATGATACCATTGGCAAGATTATATCAAAACACGTCTGATGGCATCACATTTTCTTGGTCGTCGGCCCTACTTTGGCCAGGTTGGGGCGGAAAACCGCTCCAAGAGAGTTGAATATACCATTTTTGACGCATTTGAACGAACGCAGGGCTCGAAGCAGGGCTCTGAGACAGTTGGTCGTGGTACCGTT
This window contains:
- the LOC128552911 gene encoding uncharacterized protein LOC128552911, whose product is MEENKTGFENVPTAIRAVKQTSYECKQINKRVLGGRMLSLCGNEGTEDDSNNAGLRRLFQLAISVTENESEKTLENAEFKFYDDECNIRIVYSGSAENRFLFTFNEKLEPDFTVKRKSVLCGLDEKIKRTWRKWNPLNFDFDEINLV